A genome region from Vicinamibacteria bacterium includes the following:
- a CDS encoding MGMT family protein — protein sequence MNAFDEVYRIVRDIPRGRVMSYGQIARLLERPLSARAVGWAMSQCPANVPWQRVVNASGGISTEHLHDPPDLQRRLLEAEGIRFGKNGKLSLPRYRFEPRPRRVQKRK from the coding sequence GTGAACGCCTTCGACGAAGTGTACCGGATCGTGCGCGACATCCCGAGAGGTCGTGTCATGAGCTACGGTCAGATCGCTCGGCTGCTCGAGCGGCCTCTGTCCGCCCGCGCGGTCGGGTGGGCGATGAGCCAGTGCCCGGCGAACGTACCCTGGCAGCGGGTCGTCAACGCCTCGGGCGGGATCTCCACGGAGCATCTTCACGATCCCCCTGACCTGCAGAGGCGACTGCTCGAAGCGGAAGGGATCCGGTTCGGCAAGAACGGAAAGCTCTCGCTGCCCCGTTATCGCTTCGAGCCTCGCCCGCGAAGAGTCCAAAAAAGGAAGTGA